One window from the genome of Methyloradius palustris encodes:
- a CDS encoding ImmA/IrrE family metallo-endopeptidase, giving the protein MKQSVRVIKKQRDYDAALSRLSDLMSTDFAAGSDEEAELELLALVIEAYEADKVAPVIPDPIEAILFRLDQQKLSTKDLVPLIGSISKVSEVLSRKRPLSLAMIRALHKGLGIPAEILISASGEEGFDVEAPQYNFSKFPLTEMFDRGCFSDFDINVKNLKDYAEEVVTKFMRGIWTTNQSPALLRAPLYQSGSREMNEYALIAWRICVLKKARNMSIKQKFEKDIINEDWMRDLVKLSRFDTGPKLAQGHLRDSGIALVIEPHFKKTYLDGAAMLDEGRPIVALTLRHDRIDNFWFALLHELQHIRMHLGTSHIFIADNLEDKTRNSKEEEEADAGAREALIPAAIWHTSQVRTSHTLADAVALASQLRIHPAIVAGKLRHETSNWRLLTNITGAEVKSNFLDQLTS; this is encoded by the coding sequence ATGAAACAATCAGTACGGGTCATCAAGAAGCAGCGTGATTACGATGCGGCTCTGTCTCGTCTATCTGATTTGATGAGTACGGACTTTGCTGCAGGTTCGGACGAAGAAGCTGAGCTTGAACTTCTTGCATTAGTTATTGAAGCATATGAAGCTGATAAGGTTGCCCCAGTCATTCCCGATCCTATTGAAGCAATATTGTTTCGGCTTGATCAACAAAAACTTAGCACAAAAGATTTAGTGCCCCTTATCGGCTCTATTTCAAAAGTGTCTGAGGTTTTATCTCGTAAGCGTCCTCTGAGTCTTGCGATGATACGTGCGCTGCATAAAGGCTTGGGTATTCCTGCAGAAATCTTGATTTCAGCTTCGGGAGAGGAAGGCTTCGATGTAGAAGCACCCCAATACAATTTTAGTAAGTTTCCTCTAACTGAAATGTTTGATAGAGGTTGCTTTTCCGATTTTGATATCAATGTTAAGAATTTAAAGGATTACGCAGAAGAGGTCGTCACAAAATTCATGAGGGGAATTTGGACAACGAATCAGTCACCAGCTCTTCTTCGTGCTCCGTTGTACCAGAGCGGTTCTAGAGAAATGAATGAGTACGCTTTAATTGCCTGGCGTATTTGTGTGCTGAAAAAAGCTCGAAATATGTCTATTAAACAGAAATTCGAGAAAGATATTATCAATGAAGACTGGATGAGGGACTTGGTGAAGTTGTCACGTTTCGACACAGGTCCTAAATTAGCTCAGGGTCATCTAAGAGACAGTGGTATTGCTCTTGTAATTGAGCCTCATTTTAAGAAAACATATTTAGATGGCGCTGCAATGCTTGATGAAGGAAGACCCATTGTCGCCTTAACTTTAAGACACGATCGCATCGATAATTTTTGGTTTGCTCTTTTACATGAATTGCAGCACATCCGAATGCACTTGGGTACAAGTCATATATTTATAGCTGATAACTTGGAAGACAAAACCAGAAATAGTAAAGAAGAAGAGGAGGCAGATGCTGGAGCGCGTGAAGCTTTGATTCCTGCCGCTATATGGCATACCTCTCAGGTTAGAACATCCCATACTCTTGCTGATGCAGTAGCTTTGGCTAGTCAACTTAGAATTCACCCAGCAATTGTGGCCGGTAAGCTAAGGCATGAAACCTCAAATTGGAGGCTTTTAACTAATATTACCGGCGCGGAGGTTAAAAGTAATTTTTTAGATCAACTTACATCTTGA
- a CDS encoding type II toxin-antitoxin system HigB family toxin encodes MQLIGLLKLDNFKKKHADARGPLDAWRDDIERSNWIEPQDIKSRYATASFLSDNRIIFNIKGNSYRLVVKVKYQNGLVLIEWIGTHAEYSKQTFTE; translated from the coding sequence ATGCAGCTAATAGGTCTATTAAAGCTAGATAATTTTAAAAAGAAGCATGCAGATGCTAGAGGACCTCTGGATGCTTGGCGCGATGATATAGAGCGTTCTAATTGGATAGAGCCGCAGGATATTAAATCTCGCTACGCTACCGCAAGTTTTTTATCTGACAATCGAATTATCTTCAATATTAAGGGTAATTCATATCGTTTGGTCGTTAAGGTTAAGTATCAAAACGGGCTGGTTCTTATCGAATGGATTGGAACGCATGCTGAATATAGTAAACAAACTTTCACTGAGTAA
- the rpoD gene encoding RNA polymerase sigma factor RpoD produces MAKEQQNENTNDNQVQVSDADARRTRLKTLIILGKERGYLTYAEINDHLPDDVQDSEQIDGIIGMINDMGIQVYEEAPDAEVLLMSDAPAPVADEDAVEEAEQALSTVDSEFGRTTDPVRMYMREMGTVDLLTREGEIEIAKRIEDGLKHMVQAIAACPTTIAELLAMVDRVEKDELSVDDLVDGLIDSDVGIDDAIAAEAASEEEIEPEDEEDEEDDDGAKAAAISAEALARLKEEVLIRFAVIRESNKKMTAILEKSGSQDKEYQKLQALILDELTAFRFSAKQVEALCDQVRGMVEEVRGHERKIMEFCVDKSGMPRAHFIKVFPGNETNVEWLAGELALTKPYVERLERFKHSIVDQQQRLLDLQARVGIPIKELKDINKQMTTGEARARRAKREMIEANLRLVISIAKKYTNRGLQFLDLIQEGNIGLMKAVDKFEYRRGYKFSTYATWWIRQAITRSIADQARTIRIPVHMIETINKMNRISRQILQETGLEPDPATLAEKMEMPEDKIRKILKISKEPISMETPIGDDDDSHLGDFIEDMTTLAPVDAAVYASLRDATKEVLESLTAREAKVLRMRFGIEMNTDHTLEEVGKQFDVTRERIRQIEAKALRKLRHPTRSERLRSFLETGND; encoded by the coding sequence ATGGCTAAAGAGCAACAAAACGAAAACACCAACGATAACCAAGTGCAGGTAAGCGATGCAGATGCACGCCGCACGCGCTTAAAAACGCTGATTATCCTTGGTAAGGAACGCGGCTACTTAACCTACGCCGAAATCAATGATCACTTGCCCGACGATGTTCAGGATTCTGAGCAGATTGACGGCATTATCGGCATGATCAACGACATGGGTATCCAGGTGTATGAAGAAGCGCCTGATGCTGAAGTGTTGCTGATGTCTGATGCACCTGCTCCAGTAGCGGATGAAGATGCAGTTGAAGAAGCCGAACAAGCGCTTTCAACAGTTGACTCTGAATTTGGCCGTACGACTGACCCAGTGCGTATGTATATGCGTGAAATGGGCACGGTTGACCTGCTCACCCGCGAAGGCGAAATCGAGATCGCCAAGCGTATTGAAGATGGCCTCAAGCACATGGTGCAAGCGATTGCCGCTTGCCCAACAACCATTGCCGAATTGTTGGCGATGGTTGATCGCGTAGAAAAAGACGAACTCAGTGTTGATGACTTGGTTGATGGCCTGATTGATAGCGATGTTGGCATTGATGATGCCATTGCCGCAGAAGCCGCCAGTGAAGAAGAGATCGAACCAGAAGACGAAGAAGATGAAGAAGATGATGACGGCGCAAAAGCCGCTGCCATCTCAGCTGAAGCTTTAGCTCGCTTGAAAGAAGAAGTGTTGATTCGCTTTGCTGTTATTCGCGAATCCAACAAAAAGATGACCGCAATCTTGGAAAAGAGCGGCTCACAAGACAAAGAATATCAAAAGCTGCAAGCCCTGATTTTGGATGAGCTGACCGCATTCCGCTTCTCAGCCAAACAAGTAGAAGCCCTCTGTGATCAAGTCCGTGGCATGGTTGAAGAAGTCCGCGGCCATGAACGCAAAATCATGGAATTCTGTGTTGATAAATCAGGCATGCCGCGCGCCCATTTCATCAAAGTATTCCCAGGTAACGAAACCAATGTTGAGTGGTTGGCCGGTGAACTTGCGCTAACCAAGCCTTATGTTGAGCGCTTGGAGCGTTTCAAACACTCTATCGTTGACCAGCAGCAACGCCTGCTTGATCTGCAAGCACGTGTTGGTATCCCGATCAAAGAGCTTAAAGACATCAACAAGCAGATGACCACTGGCGAAGCCCGTGCCCGTCGTGCCAAGCGTGAAATGATCGAAGCCAACTTGCGTCTGGTGATTTCGATTGCTAAAAAGTACACCAACCGTGGCCTGCAGTTCCTGGATCTGATTCAAGAAGGCAACATCGGCTTGATGAAGGCTGTAGATAAATTTGAATACCGCCGTGGTTACAAGTTCTCAACCTACGCAACATGGTGGATTCGCCAGGCGATTACCCGTTCGATTGCTGACCAAGCACGCACGATTCGTATCCCTGTGCACATGATTGAAACCATCAACAAGATGAACCGTATCAGCCGCCAGATTCTGCAAGAGACAGGTCTTGAGCCTGATCCAGCGACGTTGGCTGAGAAGATGGAAATGCCGGAAGATAAAATCCGTAAAATCCTGAAAATCTCCAAAGAACCAATCTCGATGGAAACACCGATTGGTGATGACGACGATTCACATTTGGGCGACTTCATTGAAGACATGACCACGCTGGCACCAGTAGATGCTGCTGTTTACGCCAGCCTGCGTGATGCGACCAAAGAAGTGCTGGAATCACTCACTGCACGTGAAGCCAAAGTATTGCGTATGCGTTTCGGTATTGAAATGAATACCGACCACACGCTGGAAGAAGTGGGCAAGCAGTTTGATGTAACACGTGAGCGTATTCGCCAGATAGAAGCAAAAGCCTTACGTAAATTACGTCACCCAACACGTTCTGAGCGTTTACGCAGCTTCCTCGAAACAGGTAACGACTAA
- the dnaG gene encoding DNA primase: protein MIPESFIQELLSRVDIVNVVDRSVPLKKAGANYMACCPFHNEKSPSFTVSPTKQFYHCFGCGAHGTAISFLMEHQGLSFVEAIHDIAKMVGMIVPQETRDTSQADQAFKKAMPDMQDAMLQASQYYRTQLKSAPQAIEYLKSRGLSGQIAARFQMGYAPTGWQNLADIFSDYQSDLLKTAGLVIENEQGRRYDRFRDRIMFPIHDQKGQVIGFGGRVLTSGTEQDGPKYLNSPETPLFQKGNELYGLFLARRAIRDAGRALVVEGYMDVVALAQYGIEYAVAALGTATTPQHITKLMRQTDEIVFCFDGDNAGKKAAWRAAMNALPALTDGLRLNFLFLPSEHDPDSYVREFGKEAFEAAMKTALPLSQYIIQYLSAENKLQSQEDKVQFLNEAEPILKQIQAPRLALLLRKRVAELAGVSLDEMRGMIKLPDLNQRPARAMPRQSRTTISLQRRFVLMLLMQPALASAADLDWVQGNAEDDLLVVAAIKAALAYPNAHAASLLRQLDGEIDGRLMREIERELHLLDESLDFALEFNGARKHLIETYTQRDQSKLLDTVKEKSLSELTEQERALLKSMSGFAKK from the coding sequence ATGATTCCTGAATCGTTTATCCAAGAGTTGCTCAGTCGCGTTGATATCGTCAACGTGGTTGACCGCAGCGTACCGCTGAAAAAAGCGGGCGCTAACTACATGGCCTGCTGCCCGTTCCATAACGAGAAATCTCCATCTTTTACCGTCAGCCCCACCAAGCAGTTTTACCATTGTTTTGGTTGCGGAGCCCATGGCACAGCCATCAGCTTTTTGATGGAACACCAAGGCTTGAGCTTTGTAGAAGCGATACACGACATTGCCAAAATGGTCGGCATGATTGTGCCGCAAGAAACCCGTGATACCAGCCAGGCTGACCAGGCCTTTAAAAAGGCAATGCCTGACATGCAAGATGCCATGTTGCAGGCGAGCCAGTATTACCGTACACAATTAAAGAGTGCGCCACAGGCGATTGAGTATCTGAAAAGCCGTGGTTTGAGCGGGCAAATCGCCGCACGTTTTCAAATGGGTTATGCGCCAACTGGCTGGCAAAATCTGGCTGATATATTCAGTGACTACCAGTCTGACCTGCTAAAAACCGCTGGCCTGGTGATAGAGAATGAACAAGGCCGTCGTTACGATCGTTTTCGTGATCGCATCATGTTTCCTATCCATGACCAAAAAGGCCAGGTGATCGGTTTTGGTGGGCGTGTGCTCACTTCTGGTACCGAGCAAGATGGCCCAAAATACCTGAATTCCCCAGAAACCCCATTGTTCCAAAAGGGAAATGAGTTATACGGTTTGTTTTTGGCTCGCCGTGCGATTCGTGATGCTGGCCGTGCCTTGGTGGTTGAAGGCTATATGGATGTGGTGGCGCTTGCACAATATGGCATTGAATACGCTGTCGCTGCACTAGGCACGGCAACTACGCCACAACACATCACCAAATTGATGCGGCAGACCGATGAAATCGTATTCTGTTTTGATGGCGATAACGCTGGTAAAAAGGCGGCCTGGCGCGCAGCCATGAATGCCTTGCCAGCATTGACTGATGGGTTGCGTCTTAACTTTCTATTTTTGCCAAGCGAACATGACCCTGATAGCTACGTGCGCGAGTTCGGTAAAGAGGCCTTTGAGGCTGCGATGAAAACGGCGTTGCCGTTGTCCCAATACATCATTCAATACCTGAGCGCCGAGAATAAACTGCAATCGCAAGAAGACAAGGTGCAGTTTCTCAATGAGGCCGAACCGATACTCAAGCAGATTCAGGCGCCCCGCTTGGCATTATTATTGCGTAAACGAGTGGCGGAGTTAGCAGGTGTTTCGCTGGATGAAATGCGCGGCATGATCAAGTTACCTGATTTAAACCAGCGCCCCGCTAGAGCGATGCCACGACAATCGCGCACCACGATTTCGTTGCAGCGCAGGTTTGTGTTGATGTTGTTAATGCAACCAGCTTTGGCGAGCGCCGCTGATCTTGATTGGGTGCAAGGCAATGCGGAAGATGATTTGCTGGTGGTTGCGGCGATTAAGGCGGCACTGGCTTACCCAAATGCGCATGCGGCATCGCTATTGAGGCAGTTAGACGGTGAGATAGATGGACGGCTCATGCGTGAGATAGAGCGTGAATTGCATTTATTAGATGAAAGTCTGGATTTTGCTCTTGAATTCAACGGTGCGCGCAAGCATCTAATAGAAACTTATACGCAACGTGATCAATCCAAACTACTGGATACCGTTAAAGAAAAGAGTTTGAGCGAATTAACCGAGCAAGAGAGAGCGTTATTGAAATCCATGAGCGGTTTTGCTAAAAAGTGA
- a CDS encoding GatB/YqeY domain-containing protein — protein MLLRARISVDMKAAMRAKEAARLGAIRLLLAAIKQREVDERIELDDTQVIAAIEKMLKQRRDSISQYEAANRHDLADVEKFEVSVLQEYLPQALTADEVDAIIAKAITDTSAAGIKDMSKVMAAVKPQVIGRADMGQISGLIKAKLG, from the coding sequence ATGTTGTTGAGGGCTCGCATCAGCGTGGACATGAAAGCCGCCATGCGCGCGAAAGAAGCTGCGCGCTTAGGGGCAATCAGGTTGTTACTGGCTGCTATCAAGCAGCGTGAAGTGGATGAGCGCATTGAGTTGGATGACACACAAGTCATCGCAGCCATCGAAAAGATGCTGAAACAACGTCGTGACTCCATCTCGCAATACGAAGCAGCTAATCGTCATGATCTGGCTGACGTAGAAAAGTTTGAGGTAAGTGTGTTGCAGGAATACTTGCCGCAAGCGCTGACTGCAGATGAGGTGGATGCGATTATCGCTAAAGCAATCACAGACACTTCTGCAGCTGGCATTAAGGATATGAGCAAGGTGATGGCAGCCGTTAAGCCGCAAGTGATTGGGCGTGCTGACATGGGGCAGATATCTGGGCTGATTAAAGCCAAGCTTGGTTAA
- the rpsU gene encoding 30S ribosomal protein S21, which translates to MSSVRVKENEPFDVALRRFKRIIEKTGLLTDLRAREFYEKPTWERKRKAAAAVKRHYRRIRNQTLAPKLY; encoded by the coding sequence ATGTCTAGCGTACGTGTAAAAGAGAACGAACCATTTGACGTGGCACTTCGCCGCTTCAAGCGCATCATCGAAAAAACAGGCCTTTTGACAGATCTTCGCGCTCGCGAATTCTACGAAAAGCCAACATGGGAGCGCAAGCGTAAGGCTGCTGCTGCTGTTAAGCGTCACTATCGTCGTATCCGCAATCAAACACTAGCACCTAAGCTTTACTAA
- the tsaD gene encoding tRNA (adenosine(37)-N6)-threonylcarbamoyltransferase complex transferase subunit TsaD has product MLVLGIESSCDETGIALYDTNKGLLAHALHSQIEMHAEYGGVVPELASRDHIRRAIPLTQHVLDEAGLTLQDIDGIAYTQGPGLSGALLVGTSIAEALAFTLNIPTIGVHHLEGHLLAPLLEENPPSFPFVALLVSGGHTQLMRVGGIGDYELLGDTMDDAAGEAFDKTAKLLGLSYPGGPAVSKLAKQGKPDRFKLPRPMLNSGDLNFSFSGLKTAVLTLASSNDLDEQTKADIAYEFQEAVTEVLTTKCMSALRETGLDSLIVSGGVGANQQLRAKLNTATKRKLCKVHYPRLEFCTDNGAMIAFAGAMRMQHAKAGDYSFTVKPRWDLAELQTP; this is encoded by the coding sequence ATGTTAGTACTTGGTATTGAATCCTCTTGCGACGAAACAGGTATCGCCCTTTACGACACAAATAAAGGCCTGCTTGCCCACGCCCTGCACTCACAAATTGAGATGCACGCAGAATATGGCGGCGTAGTACCAGAACTTGCCTCCCGCGACCATATACGGCGGGCTATTCCGCTTACCCAACACGTGCTTGATGAAGCGGGGCTGACTCTTCAAGACATTGACGGCATTGCCTACACCCAAGGCCCTGGACTCTCAGGTGCATTACTTGTAGGCACCAGCATTGCTGAAGCGCTGGCATTTACATTAAATATCCCCACGATAGGCGTACACCACCTTGAGGGGCATCTATTGGCACCATTGCTGGAAGAAAATCCACCCAGCTTTCCATTCGTCGCTTTACTGGTTTCTGGCGGCCATACGCAATTGATGCGTGTTGGTGGTATCGGTGATTACGAGCTACTCGGCGACACAATGGATGACGCTGCGGGAGAGGCTTTCGATAAAACAGCCAAACTATTGGGTTTATCATACCCAGGTGGCCCTGCGGTTTCAAAGCTGGCAAAGCAAGGCAAGCCAGACCGTTTTAAATTACCCAGACCTATGTTGAATAGCGGTGATCTCAATTTCAGCTTCAGCGGCCTGAAAACGGCTGTACTGACTTTAGCTAGCAGCAACGATCTGGACGAACAAACCAAGGCCGATATCGCCTACGAATTCCAGGAAGCCGTCACTGAAGTGCTCACCACCAAATGCATGTCTGCCCTGCGTGAAACGGGGCTGGATAGCCTGATTGTCTCTGGCGGAGTGGGCGCTAACCAGCAACTACGCGCCAAGCTCAATACCGCTACCAAGCGCAAACTCTGCAAAGTACATTATCCGCGTTTGGAGTTTTGTACAGACAACGGTGCGATGATTGCTTTCGCTGGCGCCATGCGCATGCAACATGCAAAAGCTGGGGACTATAGTTTTACTGTAAAACCGCGCTGGGATCTAGCAGAACTGCAAACACCCTGA
- the plsY gene encoding glycerol-3-phosphate 1-O-acyltransferase PlsY, translating into MSELAFVIGAYLLGSVSFGILMSHAFGLPDPRTVGSGNPGATNVLRSGKKLAAALTLFGDAAKGWVAVRLALDLQAHFGWAPWMVCVVGLAVFVGHLYPIYYGFKGGKGVATALGILLAFSVWLGLAVLLTWAAVFAISRYSSLAALVASWLAPIHAVALLPYKGYAITAAVIAVLITWRHRSNIKKLIAGTEAGFGKKQ; encoded by the coding sequence ATGTCAGAGTTAGCATTTGTAATAGGCGCTTATTTATTAGGTTCGGTTTCATTCGGCATATTGATGAGCCATGCTTTTGGCTTGCCTGATCCTCGTACCGTGGGTTCTGGCAACCCAGGTGCGACTAATGTACTACGAAGTGGCAAAAAGCTGGCAGCAGCGCTGACATTGTTTGGAGATGCCGCCAAAGGCTGGGTTGCCGTTCGATTGGCGCTGGATTTGCAGGCTCACTTTGGTTGGGCACCCTGGATGGTATGCGTTGTAGGGCTGGCAGTGTTTGTCGGACATTTGTATCCGATTTACTACGGCTTTAAAGGCGGTAAAGGTGTAGCGACTGCGCTAGGCATACTGCTGGCGTTCTCAGTATGGCTGGGTTTAGCTGTATTACTAACCTGGGCTGCAGTATTTGCTATCTCTCGCTATTCTTCATTAGCTGCATTGGTTGCATCTTGGCTGGCGCCCATACATGCGGTGGCTTTGCTGCCGTACAAAGGCTATGCCATTACTGCTGCAGTGATTGCCGTGCTGATTACCTGGCGGCATCGCAGCAATATCAAGAAATTGATTGCTGGTACTGAGGCGGGTTTTGGCAAGAAACAATAG
- a CDS encoding dihydroneopterin aldolase — MDTIFLSEVKVETKLGVPDWERLKPQTIILDIEIAMPHSNSCQTDEIEDTIDYGAVVARIRQTLAERSFKLVEALAEHLCQIILNEFGAPWVKIKVAKPGILPGLKALGVVIERAQDKA; from the coding sequence ATGGACACTATTTTTTTAAGCGAAGTCAAAGTTGAAACTAAACTCGGCGTACCGGATTGGGAGCGTCTCAAACCGCAAACCATCATTCTCGACATCGAAATCGCCATGCCACACAGCAATAGCTGCCAGACTGATGAAATTGAAGACACTATTGATTATGGCGCAGTCGTTGCCCGCATTCGTCAAACACTGGCTGAGCGCAGCTTTAAGTTGGTAGAAGCTTTGGCTGAACATCTTTGCCAGATCATCCTCAATGAATTCGGCGCGCCATGGGTGAAGATTAAAGTGGCTAAACCTGGGATATTGCCAGGGCTGAAAGCTTTGGGTGTGGTCATCGAAAGAGCTCAAGACAAGGCCTAA
- a CDS encoding DUF2914 domain-containing protein, whose product MKQRIKKYLPLVAFFSGFLWDELTIGRQINPSDLWILTGYLIVAGLILYWMGHRRHAHSLLDEAAQQAVETKKPEWVKRAPLFILQFLFGGLFSALFILYFKSANHLLAIFWTLGLGTLLVANERLDHHYHRYTLTWAIFGLCAILVFNFVLPFVLGSILSIWFYLSTLAGASLTHSLRKKTPGCPGRAAPVWVIAGVLSLAYFFDFVPPVPLVKRDMQIGLDLTKSNGDMAISVERAPWYKPWRLLSNDLYVPSGAKVYCASSVFAPRGINTTLYHRWEHYDKQHGWQTENRIGFDLSGGRQGGFRGYTYKQNIQPGEWRVKVEAESGKTLTVYRFYLHTQPLVDTHLESKTL is encoded by the coding sequence ATGAAGCAGCGCATAAAAAAATACTTGCCATTGGTCGCCTTTTTTAGTGGCTTCTTGTGGGATGAATTAACTATTGGCCGTCAAATCAACCCTTCCGATTTATGGATTTTGACGGGTTATTTGATAGTGGCTGGCCTGATTTTATATTGGATGGGTCACAGACGTCACGCCCACAGCCTGCTTGATGAAGCAGCACAACAAGCAGTAGAGACCAAAAAGCCAGAGTGGGTGAAGCGTGCCCCTCTATTCATTCTGCAATTTCTGTTTGGTGGTCTATTTAGCGCGCTATTTATTCTTTACTTCAAAAGCGCCAATCACTTATTAGCCATTTTCTGGACTTTGGGTTTGGGGACTTTGCTGGTAGCAAATGAGCGCCTTGACCACCACTACCATCGATACACCCTCACCTGGGCCATTTTTGGCTTGTGTGCCATTTTGGTATTCAACTTTGTGCTTCCTTTTGTACTGGGGAGCATTCTTTCTATTTGGTTTTACCTGAGCACCTTAGCAGGCGCCAGTCTCACACACTCTTTACGCAAAAAAACACCTGGCTGCCCAGGCCGTGCTGCGCCTGTTTGGGTGATTGCAGGCGTGTTGAGTTTGGCTTATTTCTTCGACTTTGTGCCACCTGTGCCTTTGGTCAAACGTGACATGCAGATTGGCTTAGACTTAACAAAATCTAATGGGGATATGGCCATCTCAGTTGAGCGTGCACCTTGGTATAAACCATGGCGCCTGCTTTCTAACGATTTATATGTACCGAGTGGCGCTAAAGTCTATTGCGCTTCTTCTGTGTTTGCGCCCAGAGGCATCAACACCACGCTTTATCACCGTTGGGAACATTACGATAAGCAGCATGGCTGGCAGACTGAGAACAGAATAGGTTTTGATTTATCAGGCGGTAGGCAAGGTGGATTCAGGGGCTACACCTACAAACAAAATATTCAACCTGGTGAGTGGCGGGTAAAAGTCGAGGCTGAAAGCGGCAAAACTTTGACTGTCTACCGTTTTTATCTTCACACCCAGCCTTTAGTCGACACACACCTAGAATCTAAAACTCTCTAA
- the xerD gene encoding site-specific tyrosine recombinase XerD: MTEALSEPSQSLLDEFIDRIWLEEGLARNTLDSYRQDLSQFAVWLQKQLTKNLAEVSQGDIQQYLAYRFPTSKPRSVSRLIASLRRLYRFALRENKISIDPTLQIDSPKLPRSLPKSLSEDEVESLLQAPNLDDPIGLRDRAMLEVLYASGLRVSELVGLKVTEVSLSDGVVRATGKGSKTRLVPLGEEAVEWVARYLNEGRPEILQKRLSDSLFVTQRGASMTRQAFWYLIKRYALLAGIHKPMSPHVLRHAFATHLLNHGADLRVVQMLLGHADISTTQIYTHVARERLKQLHSMHHPRG, encoded by the coding sequence ATGACTGAGGCATTAAGCGAGCCCAGCCAAAGCCTGCTTGATGAATTCATTGATCGTATCTGGCTAGAAGAAGGCCTTGCGCGCAATACGCTCGATAGCTATCGGCAGGACTTAAGCCAGTTTGCTGTCTGGTTGCAAAAGCAGTTAACAAAGAATCTGGCAGAAGTGTCGCAAGGCGATATCCAGCAATATCTGGCATACCGGTTCCCCACTAGCAAACCACGTAGCGTCAGTCGTCTTATTGCCAGCCTGCGTCGCCTTTATCGCTTCGCCCTGCGCGAAAATAAAATCAGTATAGATCCCACCCTGCAAATTGATTCACCCAAATTACCGCGCTCACTACCTAAAAGCCTGAGCGAAGATGAAGTGGAGTCGCTATTGCAGGCGCCTAATCTGGATGACCCCATAGGTCTGCGTGACCGCGCCATGCTAGAGGTGCTATACGCCAGCGGCTTGCGTGTTTCTGAACTGGTTGGCCTCAAAGTCACAGAAGTTAGCCTGAGCGATGGCGTGGTACGTGCCACGGGTAAAGGCAGCAAAACACGCTTAGTGCCTTTAGGCGAAGAGGCTGTTGAATGGGTTGCTCGCTACCTTAATGAAGGTCGTCCTGAGATATTGCAAAAGCGCCTGAGCGATAGCTTGTTTGTGACGCAACGCGGCGCAAGTATGACGCGCCAGGCCTTCTGGTACCTCATCAAGCGTTATGCCCTGCTAGCAGGCATCCATAAGCCTATGTCACCCCATGTATTACGCCATGCATTCGCTACGCACTTGTTGAATCACGGTGCTGATTTGCGCGTTGTACAGATGTTGTTAGGCCACGCCGACATTTCAACTACCCAGATTTATACCCATGTTGCACGGGAACGATTGAAACAACTCCACTCCATGCACCACCCCAGAGGGTAG
- a CDS encoding methylated-DNA--[protein]-cysteine S-methyltransferase: MTKDYDAIIPAPFGAVGIKTQDDFLVEVDLLPELQPVKPPSSAFASAIAQQVAHYFDDPHSPLEIAYAVKGTHFQKRVWQAIASIPIGQVLTYSELAEKVNSGPRAVANVCGANQVPLFIPCHRVVAKNGLGGFMQGKADGLAIKQWLLDHEKSLEKNLND, translated from the coding sequence ATGACTAAAGATTACGATGCAATCATTCCAGCACCATTCGGTGCGGTAGGCATAAAAACGCAAGATGACTTTCTAGTCGAAGTCGACTTGTTGCCAGAATTGCAACCCGTAAAACCGCCATCAAGCGCATTTGCAAGTGCTATTGCACAGCAAGTGGCACATTATTTCGATGATCCGCATAGCCCATTAGAGATTGCCTATGCGGTCAAAGGTACGCATTTCCAGAAACGTGTATGGCAAGCAATCGCCTCTATCCCAATAGGCCAAGTGTTGACATATAGTGAGTTGGCCGAGAAGGTCAATTCTGGTCCGCGTGCGGTGGCCAATGTCTGTGGCGCTAATCAGGTACCTTTATTCATCCCATGTCATCGTGTGGTCGCTAAAAATGGCCTTGGAGGATTCATGCAGGGTAAAGCGGATGGTTTGGCGATCAAGCAATGGCTACTGGATCATGAGAAAAGCCTAGAAAAGAACCTGAATGACTGA